A window of the Gossypium hirsutum isolate 1008001.06 chromosome A03, Gossypium_hirsutum_v2.1, whole genome shotgun sequence genome harbors these coding sequences:
- the LOC107886638 gene encoding LOB domain-containing protein 42 codes for MRMSCNGCRVLRKGCTENCTIRPCLQWIKSSDSQANATLFLAKFYGRAGLLNLIEAGPENLRPAIFRSLLYEACGRVVNPVYGSIGMLWSGNWGECQAAVDAVLKGSPITQTSSSLESVEEEQPISPLKTYDIRHVFKDTKPAAAADVDKVKTRTRFKRSRTRSKRQVVDSWMSQLGNGDSKEDESTFSVETVEGSLVNHAKRGPILKFEDSSNVGLELTLALLPEATHLG; via the exons ATGAGGATGAGCTGTAATGGCTGCAGGGTCCTGCGTAAGGGCTGCACCGAAAACTGCACCATTAGACCTTGTCTTCAATGGATCAAGTCCTCTGATTCTCAAGCCAATGCTACTCTCTTCCTTGCCAAATTCTATGGCCGAGCTGGTCTCCTCAACCTAATTGAAGCCGGCCCTGAAAACCTTCGCCCTG CTATTTTTAGATCACTTTTATACGAGGCCTGTGGGCGTGTGGTAAATCCAGTTTATGGGTCAATTGGGATGCTTTGGTCCGGGAACTGGGGTGAGTGCCAAGCAGCCGTTGATGCTGTGCTGAAAGGCTCCCCCATAACCCAAACTTCATCATCTTTGGAATCAGTTGAAGAAGAGCAACCGATTTCCCCTCTCAAGACCTACGACATCCGCCATGTCTTCAAGGACACCAAACCAGCTGCAGCAGCAGACGTCGACAAGGTCAAGACCCGCACTCGTTTCAAGCGATCCAGGACTCGCTCCAAGCGACAGGTGGTTGACTCGTGGATGAGCCAACTCGGAAATGGTGACAGCAAAGAAGATGAGAGCACCTTCTCTGTGGAGACCGTGGAGGGTTCGCTGGTAAACCACGCCAAAAGGGGTCCTATCTTGAAGTTTGAGGATAGTAGTAATGTTGGCTTAGAACTCACTCTTGCTTTGCTTCCTGAGGCGACGCACTTAGGATGA